From Heteronotia binoei isolate CCM8104 ecotype False Entrance Well chromosome 3, APGP_CSIRO_Hbin_v1, whole genome shotgun sequence, a single genomic window includes:
- the SLC5A3 gene encoding sodium/myo-inositol cotransporter has protein sequence MRAALETADIAIVVLYFVLVLCIGFFAMWKYNRSTVSGYFLAGRSMTWVAIGASLFVSNIGSEHFIGLAGSGAASGFAVGAWEFNALMLLQFLGWIFVPVYIRSGVYTMPEYLFKRFGGHRIQLYFAVLSLILYIFTKLSVDLYSGALFIQESLGWNLYLSVILLIGMTALLTVTGGLVAVIYTDTVQALLMIIGALTLMIISITEVGGFEEVKRRYMLASPNITSIMLTYNLSNTNSCHVDPKPDSLKMLREPTDEDIPWPGFLLGQTPASVWYWCADQVIVQRVLAAKNISHAKGSTLMAGFLKLLPMFIIVVPGMISRILFADDIACINPEHCMQVCGSRAGCSNIAYPRLVMKLVPVGLRGLMMAVMIAALMSDLDSIFNSASTIFTLDVYKLLIRKNASSKELMVVGRMFVAFMVVISIAWVPIIVEMQGGQMYLYIQEVADYLTPPVAALFLLGIFWKRCNEQGAFYGGIAGFVLGAIRLILAFIYRVPECDQPDTRPVFIKSIHYMYVATALFWITGIVAIVVSLLTAPPSKEQIRTTTYWSVKNRTVKESISAEDSFKAQEKTILKYETPNHISSNGKSEENVKSDQPENINLLITCTDDINPVISVSSSEVETPVDCYSNGQAALMGEKKTEEEAESSDKRWKLINWFCGFKSKNMNKRGNHDKEEEETVCLQMLEEPPKVKLLLNTGLVCVCSIGIFMFVYFSL, from the coding sequence ATGAGGGCGGCTTTGGAAACAGCAGACATTGCCATTGTGGTGTTGTATTTTGTGCTTGTCCTGTGCATAGGCTTTTTTGCCATGTGGAAATACAATCGAAGCACTGTAAGTGGGTACTTCCTGGCAGGACGATCTATGACATGGGTGGCGATTGGTGCTTCCTTGTTTGTGAGCAACATTGGGAGTGAACACTTCATTGGGCTTGCAGGATCTGGAGCAGCAAGTGGATTTGCAGTAGGGGCATGGGAGTTCAACGCCTTAATGCTTTTGCAGTTCTTAGGATGGATCTTCGTTCCTGTCTACATACGATCTGGAGTATACACCATGCCAGAGTACTTGTTCAAACGTTTTGGAGGGCATAGAATTCAATTATACTTTGCAGTGTTGTCTCTGATTCTATATATTTTCACCAAACTTTCAGTAGACTTGTATTCAGGTGCATTGTTTATTCAAGAATCTCTAGGCTGGAATCTTTATTTGTCAGTTATACTGTTGATTGGAATGACTGCATTGCTGACAGTGACTGGGGGTCTTGTTGCAGTTATCTATACAGACACTGTTCAGGCTTTGCTTATGATTATTGGTGCCCTCACGCTTATGATCATAAGTATTACAGAAGTTGGTGGGTTCGAAGAAGTTAAAAGAAGGTACATGTTAGCATCACCAAATATTACATCAATCATGCTGACATACAATCTTTCAAATACAAATTCCTGTCATGTTGACCCAAAGCCTGATTCACTTAAAATGTTGCGGGAACCAACTGACGAAGACATTCCTTGGCCTGGGTTCCTTTTGGGACAGACTCCAGCCTCTGTATGGTACTGGTGTGCAGACCAAGTCATTGTTCAGAGGGTTTTAGCAGCAAAAAATATTTCTCATGCCAAAGGCTCTACCCTAATGGCAGGCTTTCTAAAGCTTTTGCCAATGTTCATTATAGTTGTTCCAGGTATGATATCACGaatactgtttgctgatgatattgCATGTATTAATCCAGAACATTGCATGCAAGTTtgtggaagcagagctggatgcTCTAACATTGCCTATCCACGTTTGGTTATGAAGCTTGTTCCTGTTGGTCTGCGAGGACTTATGATGGCTGTCATGATTGCTGCATTAATGAGTGATTTGGATTCTATATTTAACAGTGCCAGTACTATATTCACACTTGATGTCTACAAACTCCTCATACGCAAGAATGCATCGTCTAAAGAACTGATGGTTGTAGGAAGGATGTTTGTTGCTTTCATGGTAGTTATAAGCATTGCTTGGGTCCCAATAATTGTGGAAATGCAAGGAGGCCAAATGTATCTCTATATTCAAGAGGTAGCAGACTATTTGACCCCACCAGTGGCTGCTCTGTTCCTTTTGGGCATATTTTGGAAGCGCTGCAATGAGCAAGGCGCCTTCTATGGTGGAATAGCTGGATTTGTCCTGGGAGCTATACGACTGATACTTGCATTTATCTATCGTGTTCCTGAATGTGACCAACCTGATACTAGGCCAGTCTTCATCAAAAGTATTCATTACATGTATGTTGCTACTGCATTGTTCTGGATCACTGGAATTGTGGCTATAGTTGTAAGCCTTCTTACAGCACCACCTTCAAAGGAACAAATCAGGACAACCACATACTGGTCTGTGAAAAACAGGACTGTAAAGGAAAGCATTTCAGCAGAGGATTCATTCAAAGCACAAGAGAAGACCATCTTAAAATACGAGACTCCTAATCATATCTCTTCAAATGGTAAATCTGAAGAAAATGTTAAAAGTGATCAGCCTGAAAATATCAACCTTCTAATTACTTGCACAGATGACATCAATCCAGTGATTTCTGTGAGTAGCTCTGAAGTTGAGACACCAGTAGATTGCTATTCTAATGGGCAAGCAGCTCTTATGGGTgaaaagaagactgaggaagAAGCTGAAAGTAGTGACAAACGCTGGAAATTAATAAATTGGTTCTGTGGCTTTAAAAGTAAAAATATGAACAAAAGAGGTAACCAtgataaggaagaagaagagactgtttGTCTACAAATGCTGGAAGAGCCTCCAAAAGTTAAATTACTACTAAATACTGGACTAGTCTGTGTGTGCTCAATTGGAATATTCATGTTTGTTTATTTCTCTTTGTGA